Proteins from a single region of Dictyostelium discoideum AX4 chromosome 5 chromosome, whole genome shotgun sequence:
- a CDS encoding hypothetical protein (Similar to Dictyostelium discoideum (Slime mold). hypothetical 127.0 kDa protein), protein MLTNRRGSHKKLGFFFFAQLVCITNGNSILYDVFQNQSYTGYVSSDLECSFNFKYLLFDNSDPITPPIILSSDAILNSFIVEGEKISAYQFIYSFSIKIESAQTNINLTIQNNNNSYYQLKLNCISSDNSSLYIKFLNEYPFISANKYYSIIESNTEGKDKLVSNEGVATLITGNQYEFIWDPEYIEKYIYSQTWDASFTFYPNNIIVSSKNPFYYKNENVNIDDIKYYPNSINVKESGNGLSPVMTFVTNSTDNYPYQYIPISPSIYTNCVPIFGNANKMTYSVLLSDKRLVENDSYSFKFATSNSLQPIITTLTTPIFNITDFTPDSNILTKLIFYANIKENYDSALFNPTIDGCGYFDFQFQFQSNSFIRGFPFGYVSRLLSGSCTFKFAFPFFSWSQSQTQYFSNGFYPFFKLDESSSIPINIISSMINDTSPPEIIRYEFIQLSGPLFVLKLDITDESGVSKVFIDQNSSPFEIYTGSKSLTYGTIFNGTWHLRINALLPIKIIVSDIHYNERIINEGDILIISPSLLIFNLPSSFKSVINYSNIKNLTFSTNNIDLTNYNSYNYIRFSLTDDIPIGKPMAFRLMDPISYKYNYNNNNNNNNNNQDQNLSFDVDSLFPIIWDETLNLYEAWFILPKLNLFGNIQYSIITSSKTSLLSGFLPTQLTVTLTNLDNLGPMVTNIKSVGGGWLFTIQDDFNGFNKGFIKLIGNLDKSTFKKNFTSINIDSGNLLNGIYFLNFTLPSIEQSYRIVYLELEDINGIKSIYNIFEKNPSPINNPLRSFLNSTTPSNLTKAETPDFSITLVATGPNPTSTVFSGIATTTTTTSSVRVSSNHLLKNQNNNNNGGYGENSKKKRNLKSILSNLTFNASLNINESIDVGDISRTISFDFQVTDTIYGLRSDQLPIVYIVGMRLETFECQSKIQSIISNKSIVYHCDANLPLGFGYPGQLSYSLYGILNVNGDYVGYSNVDLTSIAPNYYYVNTELSMNKTVIISTEKITTLGGRLIIFCKNGEFVTESYVTYGNGTTQRGQVLFASPLVVIINISPTFLDFNVYLIRNNTELSNTVTVSPILFTPSNAPTLPPTSTPTPTSTPTPSSTSKPKCLGNPQCGGINKGTCGSNGECICFSPWIGLDCSSQLIILPQPITNTSQPTTEIPITGEGTNNVLFKSLVSIVSLRELDFDGKQIKIFIFDSWVFNQISSTKSQYYTNITTTTTTTTTTTTTTTTTTTTTTPSNSPIIVNINVIIEWFNESTSIEFAKQKLIMNPSTIKFTIEITEYPFSSKLSQLQLVMSALFESEDKGVCSVKNFDDFNDNNYLKIQIENRSLYGRFIKRALLDNTSTSISNVLLGSDFNEIGIDENYNIKSYVGITIPQYSKLAQIDPDFSLILDPDSANDNPNSVCNQKSGLSTIKIVGIVIGSFVFLAAIVFAISYRFYKKKLNKKLLSNFAVRLKQHNKE, encoded by the exons atgttAACAAATCGCAGAGGTTCACACAAAAaattaggtttttttttttt tgCACAATTAGTTTGTATTACAAATggaaattcaattttatatgatgtatttcaaaatcaatcatATACTGGATATGTTTCATCGGATTTGGAAtgtagttttaattttaaatacttattatttgataattccGATCCAATTACACCtccaataattttatcaagCGATGCTATTTTAAATTCCTTTATTGTTGAAGGTGAAAAAATTTCAGCatatcaatttatttattcattttctataaaaattgaaagtgcacaaacaaatataaatttaacaattcaaaataataataattcatattaccaattaaaattaaattgtatat cTTCAGATAATTCTTCATTGTacataaagtttttaaatgaatacCCATTCATTTCagcaaataaatattattcaatAATAGAATCAAATACAGAAGGAAAGGATAAATTAGTTTCAAATGAAGGTGTAGCAACATTAATTACAGGTAATCAATATGAATTTATTTGGGACCCtgaatatattgaaaaatatatatatagtcAAACTTGGGATGCTTCATTTACATTTTATcctaataatattatagtTTCATCAAAAAATCCATTTTATT ataaaaatgaaaatgttaatattgacgatattaaatattatccaaattcaatcaatgtAAAAGAATCAGGAAATGGATTATCACCAGTGATGACTTTTGTTACAAACTCTACAGATAATTACCCATATCAATATATTCCAATTTCACCATCCATCTATACAAATTGTGTCCCAATATTTGGAAATGCCAATAAAATGACATATTCTGTTTTATTAAGTGATAAAAGGTTAGTTGAGAATGATAgttattcttttaaatttgctACTTCAAATTCATTACAACCAATAATTACTACTTTAACAAcaccaatttttaatattactg attttaCACCAGATAGTAATATATTAacaaaattgattttttatgcaaatataaaagaaaattatgaTAGTGCTCTATTTAATCCAACTATTGATGGATGTggttattttgattttcaatttcaattccaatcaaattcatttattagAGGTTTCCCATTTGGTTATGTTTCAAGATTATTAAGTGGTAGTTGTACATTTAAATTTgcatttccatttttttcatGGAGTCAAAGTCAAACtcaatatttttcaaatggtTTTTATCCATTCTTTAAATTAGATGAAAGTTCATCCATTCCCATCAATATCATTT cATCAATGATTAATGATACATCACCACCAGAAATTATAAGATATgaatttattcaattatcaGGACCactatttgttttaaaattagatatAACTGATGAATCTGGTGTATCAAAAGTTTTTATTGATCAAAATTCATCaccatttgaaatttatacAGGATCAAAATCATTAACATATGGTACCATTTTCAATGGTACTTGGCATTTACGTATTAATgcattattaccaattaaaattatagttTCTGATATACATTATAATGAAAGAATAATTAATGAAGGTgacattttaattatttcaccatcattattaattttcaatttaccTTCAAGTTTTAAAAGTG ttataaattatagtaatatcaaaaatttaacattttcaacaaataatattgatttaacaaattataactcatataattatataagaTTTAGTTTAACTGATGATATACCAATTGGAAAACCGATGGCATTTAGGTTAATGGATCCAATttcatataaatataattataataataataataataataataataataatcaagatCAAAACTTAAGTTTTGATGTGGATTCATTATTTCCAATCATTTGGGATgaaactttaaatttatatgaaGCTTGGTTTATTCttccaaaattaaatctatttggtaatattcaatattcaattattacaaGTTCTAAAACCTCATTATTAAGTGGTTTTTTACCAACTCAACTTACCGTAACTTTAACAa aTTTAGATAATTTAGGGCCAATGgttacaaatattaaatcagtTGGTGGAGGTTGGTTATTTACTATTCAAGATGACTTTAATGGATTTAATAAaggatttattaaattaattggaaatttagataaatcaacttttaaaaagaattttacaTCAATCAATATAGATTCtggaaatttattaaatggaATTTATTTCCTTAATTTTACTTTACCATCAATAGAACAATCCTATAGAATAGTTTATTTAGAATTGGAAGATATAAATggtataaaatcaatttataatatttttgaaaaaaatccATCTCCAATTAATAACCCTTTAagatcatttttaaattcaacaactcCATCTAATTTAACAAAGGCTGAAACTCCTGATTTTTCAATAACATTAGTAGCTACTGGACCTAATCCTACATCAACTGTTTTTAGTGGtatagcaacaacaacaacaacaacaagtagTGTTAGAGTTTCAAGTAaccatttattaaaaaatcaaaacaataataataatggaggATATGGAGaaaattcaaagaaaaaaagaaatttaaagtCAATTCTATCAAATCTAACATTTAATGcatcattaaatattaatgaatcaattgatgTTGGTGATATTAGTAGaacaatttcatttgattttcaagTAACCGATACCATCTATGGTTTAAGATCTGATCAATTACCAATTGTTTATATAGTTGGAATGAGATTAGAAACTTTTGAATGtcaatcaaaaattcaatcaattataaGTAATAAAAGTATAGTTTATCATTGTGATGCAAATTTACCATTGGGATTCGGTTATCCAGGCCAATTATCCTATTCACTTTATGGTATACTTAATGTTAATGGTGATTATGTTGGTTATTCAAATGTAGATTTAACATCAATTGctccaaattattattatgtaaATACTGAATTATCAATGAATAAAACTGTAATTATATCAACTGAAAAAATTACAACATTGGGTGGTagattaatcattttttgtaaaaatggAGAATTTGTAACAGAATCGTATGTTACCTATGGAAATGGTACAACTCAACGTGGCCAAGTGCTTTTCGCTTCACCTCTTgtagtaataattaatatatcaccaacttttttagattttaatgtttatttaataagAAATAATACCGAACTTTCAAATACAGTTACAGTTTCACCAATACTATTCACTCCTTCAAATGCACCAACCTTACCACCAACATCAACTCCAACTCCAACATCAACTCCAACtccatcatcaacatcaaaaccaaaatGTTTAGGTAATCCACAATGTGGTGGAATTAATAAAGGTACATGTGGTTCAAATGGTGAATGTATATGTTTCTCTCCGTGGATTGGTTTAGATTGTTCGTCACAACTCATTATATTACCACAACCAATTACAAATACATCACAACCAACTACAGAAATACCAATTACAGGTGAAGGTAcaaataatgttttatttaaatcattggTATCAATTGTTTCCTTAAGGGAATTAGACTTTGATggtaaacaaattaaaatatttatatttgatagTTGGGTATTCAATCAAATTTCATCAACAAAGAGTCAATATTATACAAacataacaacaacaacaacaacaacaacaacaacaacaacaacaacaacaacaacaacaacaacaacaacaccatctAATTCACCAATTATAGTTAATATTAATGTTATAATTGAATGGTTTAATGAGAGCACAAGTATTGAATTtgcaaaacaaaaattaataatgaacccatcaacaattaaatttactatTGAAATAACAGAATATCCTTTTTCAAGCAAATTAAGTCAACTTCAATTAGTAATGTCAGCATTATTCGAATCTGAAGATAAAGGTGTTTGTTCAGTTAAAAActttgatgattttaatgataataactatttaaaaattcaaattgaaaATCGTTCATTATATGGTAGATTTATAAAGAGAGCACTTTTAGATAATACATCAACTTCCAtttcaaatgttttattGGGTAGTGATTTCAATGAAATTGGGATCGATGAAAATTATAACATTAAATCATATGTTGGCATAACTATTCCacaatattcaaaattagCTCAAATTGATCCAGATTTtagtttaattttagatCCAGATTCTGCAAACGATAATCCAAATTCAGTGTGTAACCAAAAATCTGgtttatcaacaattaaaatagttGGTATTGTTATAGGCTCATTTGTATTCTTGGCCGCAATTGTTTTTGCAATATCATATAGATTTTacaagaaaaaattaaataaaaagttgtTGAGTAACTTTGCAGTTAGATTAAAACAACACAacaaagaataa
- the rpc11 gene encoding RNA polymerase III subunit — MLFCPLCANMLLIDPDLQDTRYFCQTCPYIFHIKNKVVTKVPLQRKIIDSDVFGGEEAWKSADVVEVECQVCRYRRASLIEIQVDPIGQPKTSYYRCKNPGCENQWQKKNI; from the exons ATGTTATTTTGTCCATTATGCGCAAATATGCTATTAATTGATCCAGATTTACAAGACACTAGATATTTTTGTCAAACATGTCCatatatttttcatataaagaATAAAGTTGTAACTAAAGTACCATTACAAAGAAAAATTATAGATTCGGATGTATTTGGTGGTGAAGAAGCATGGAAATCAGCTGATGTAGTTGAAGTTGAATGTCAAGTTTGTCGTTATAGAAGAGcatctttaattgaaattcaaGTTGATCCTATTGGTCAACCAAAAACATCATATTATAGA tgtAAAAATCCAGGTTGTGAAAATCAATggcaaaagaaaaatatataa
- a CDS encoding FAD-binding monooxygenase: protein MNNININNNNNNITKKNINKNNNHKKYYDVLIVGCGPNGALLANFLGEMGIKTLVVECAKTFTQVPRAAHLDDEGLRILKRIGLDEEILKQSFQLDVKFNKTFCSGNLTSIKPENTELNFPRSIFWFQPKFEETIRNGFLERYSNCVDLITDCRVVSIEKEKFNIDDGDNQDEENQIKLNNIKIENLTTGEISNLKSKIIIGADGGNSFIRKSIASKMEGSSSKQRWLVVDAKIDKDHPPLPHYFQFICNPSRPALTLPIPPNHYRWEFLINENEKSEEMEKPEILNPLLQSHGADISKLEIIRKACYVFQNRIADNWYNGDTTLLIGDACHLVPPFLGMGISSGFRDVQNIAWKIELFLKGVISNHQTLFSSYQIERQPNIENITEKATHAGEMIMITNRYKAFLRNLLLSTLLSFPSIEKLFHNKAGMKPPNIIKHGLIDSTSSLTTLQSNTFKINIIGQSIPQPFVKLINKQIKQQSNEILLDEVLGNGFSCLFFNFNKNDKNCEFNKLVSKIISNQVFKILKTNFIQVIGNNQKYSKLFTKSSSSSLSSSLSIILDDSKESLFKFIFNNNNSNNQTLEPTIVIIRPDKFIFGVYQNVNLKSSKIISSITSILNINYNYAFNYDNINFTNNNNNNTTGGSASESENSFNSHVHSGNSLGDISGDDNNSDILEEFN from the exons atgaataatatcaacatcaataacaataataataatattactaaaaaaaatattaataaaaacaacaatcataaaaaatattacgatgttttaattgttggttGTGGTCCAAATGGAGCACTATTAGCAAATTTCCTTGGAGAAATGGGAATTAAAACATTGGTTGTGGAATGTGCCAAAACTTTTACTCAAGTCCCAAGAGCTGCACATTTAGATGATGAAGGtttaagaattttaaaaagaattggaTTGGAtgaagaaattttaaaacaatcattt caacttgatgttaaatttaataaaacattttGTAGTGGTAATTTAACATCAATTAAACCAGAAAATactgaattaaattttccaAGATCAATTTTTTGGTTTCAACCAAAATTTGAAGAAACAATTAGAAATGGTTTCTTAGAAAGATATTCAAATtgtgttgatttaattactGATTGTAGAgttgtttcaattgaaaaagagaaattcaatattgatgatggtgataaccaagatgaagaaaatcaaattaaattaaataatattaaaattgaaaatcttACAACTGGTGAgatatcaaatttaaagagtaaaattataattggtGCTGATGGTGGTAATAGTTTTATAAGAAAATCAATTGCTAGTAAAATGGAAGGTTCCAGTAGTAAACAAAGATGGTTAGTAGTTGATGCcaaaattgataaagatcATCCACCATTGCcacattattttcaatttatttgtaATCCATCTAGACCTGCTCTAACTTTACCAATTCCACCAAACCATTATCGTTgggaatttttaataaatgaaaacgAAAAATCTGAAGAAATGGAGAAACCAGAGATTCTAAACCCACTCTTACAAAGTCATGGTGCTGATATAAGCAAATTGGAAATCATTAGAAAAGCATGCTACGTGTTCCAAAATAGAATTGCTGACAATTGGTACAACGGCGACACCACATTACTCATTGGAGATGCTTGTCATTTGGTTCCCCCATTTCTAGGTATGGGCATTTCTAGTGGCTTTAGAGATGTTCAAAATATTGCATGGAAAATagaactatttttaaaaggtgTAATTTCAAATCACCAAACACTCTTCTCATCCTACCAAATTGAAAGACAGCCAAACATTGAAAATATCACTGAAAAAGCTACACATGCTGGAGAAATGATTATGATTACCAATAGATACAAAGCATTTCTTCGTAATCttttattatcaactttACTTTCATTCCCATCAAtcgaaaaattatttcataaCAAAGCCGGTATGAAACCACCAAATATTATCAAACATGGGCTAATTGATTCAACTTCATCATTAACAACTCTACAATCCAAtacattcaaaataaatataatcgGTCAATCAATTCCTCAACCttttgttaaattaattaacaaacaaatcaaacaacaatcaaatgaaattttattagatGAAGTTTTAGGTAATGGTTTCAGTTgtttattctttaatttcaataaaaatgataaaaattgtgaatttaataaattggtttcaaaaattatttcaaatcaagtttttaaaattttaaaaacaaattttattcaaGTTATtggaaataatcaaaaatattcaaaattattcacaaaatcatcatcctcatcattatcatcctctttatcaattatattgGATGATTCAAaagaatcattatttaaattcatttttaataataataattctaataatcAAACACTTGAAccaacaatagtaataattagacctgataaatttatatttggaGTTTATcaaaatgtaaatttaaaaagttcaaaaattatatcatcaattacaagtatattaaatattaactATAATTATGCTTTCaattatgataatattaattttaccaataataataataataacaccaCTGGTGGTAGTGCAAGTGAAAGTGAAAATTCTTTCAATAGTCATGTTCATAGTGGTAATAGTTTAGGTGACATAagtggtgatgataataattctgATATTTTagaagaatttaattaa